The stretch of DNA TAAAGACAGAGGTATTGAAAAGCAATGGACATGCAGTGGTAGAGGAGTATGAGTACACAGCACATAGCAGCGTTGCTCATACTTACTATTTACCAGTCGCCAAGTTTCACTTCGAGCTCTCACCTATGCAGGTAGGCTTCTACATTCTTTTTGTTGCCTACTCAGATCTGTTTCACAGATTAGGGATGGAACGCTGAGCCAAAAGCCCTGCTGGCTGGTTCTGTGTATGGACAACAACCGTAGTTACACTCTGctcatctttttctttattcGTTTGGTTGCAGGTTCTCATAACCGAAAACTCAAGATCCTTCTCACACTTCATTACCAATGTATGCGCCATTATCGGTGGTGTCTTCACGGTTAGTACTAGAGAAGTTAGAAGCGTCTTCTTGCTATAATTCATCAAAAACATATCCTTGTGacacttttcttctttttcaggTTGCTGGAATCTTGGATTCTATTCTCCACCAGACGATGACACTGATGAAAAAGATTGAACTTGGAAAAAACTTTTGAAGCTTTCCCTTAGAGAGTTTTATTTCGTTTTCTGTGTAACCTATCGGAAATTTTTGTTATGTTATACACAACCTGATGAGGCATAAGTATCCTTGAAGATATTGGGAAAATGTTTATCCTTTTGAATGTTGTTATACACAATCAGATGAGGCAGAATCATTTAGACGTTTTTGTACTAACTATTTAGAAGATTGGAACACTTCAACTTCGTCATTACACTGCACACCATTCACCAGCATCCTACATTATTAGATGAAAGCATTTTCATTGACACAGTTAATTTTAATAAGGTTatagagaaaaagagaaaacacaGACATTAAAATATATCTGAATAATAGAACATAAGAGACCATCATAGATCACTGTAGTCGGACATTCTCTTCAAATGGGACTTATTGAAAATTATGGAGACGTGAATCGAATAAAGACTAATCAGAAAATAAACATGCTTTTAGTTAAGAGAGTGCGATCAAACAACAAAATGAAGTCTTCCAAACAAGGTTTCATTCAAACTTGAACTTAACATCCGACAGCAGAGTAGATAAATGATGTTTGACACTTTCAAGAAACACTAACTACCAAATTCAAAATCGAAAAACAGAGAAGCAGATAATCCTCAAGTTGATCAGGCAGTGATCTCCTTCTTGAGTTTTGCAAGCTCTTGCCTGACGACACCAGCTTTCTACAAAACATAGCAACAAACcattattttcggttttaaCATTATGAAAACAAGGTCACAGAATGTTTAACAGTTTAAAACACAGACCTTGATTTTGGCCAACATGATCTTGAATCTGTCGAAATCGTTGAGGCTAGCCCTACGCTTCTGAACGATGAGCTTCCTACCCCACGAGCTCTTCTCCCACTTGTTCTTCACGTCTGCAAACACATTTATCCCAGGATAAGGTTGGAGCAACTTACGAACTTCAACATTAAACAATTCATTAAACAGGAGCACTCACCAGCCTTCTCCATGGCCTCGATCAACGCCTTCTTCTTTGGCACTCGGTTGATTTCGATAACGATGTCAGTGAGAGACAACCTCTTGAAGTTCATCTGGATCCTCTCCATGTCAGGGGCGTCTACCAAAGCCTAAACGAAAATAACGAAACCAGGATTCAATTAGACAATCAAGACATAAACCAGAACACAAATTACAATTGCAACATAGACAAGTTTACAGCAGCAGCTCAAGGTAAAGACTAAAACTTATTAAGCAGACACTGATCGATCGAGAAGAACTAAAACTTTCACAAATCACTAAGCAATGAAAGATCTGCGGACTAAATTTTTAAGCTAGCTCTTAACTTCactaagaaaatatgaaaactttCGTAAtgtatgaataaaatttaaaacaacgTACCCTGTTCTGGTCCACGACGTCAACGATGACGACGAGCTTTCCGTGGTCTTTTCCATAGTTCACAAGAGCGACTCTCCCGATCTCGACGTACCTCTTGAAAACCTGAGCaattacaaaacaaacataGAAATCTCAGGCACGACCTTGCTGGATGTCAAGGAGGAAAGGACATCTGGAATTATATCTCACCATTTTCGCCGGCGGTAGCTTGAATGTTCGAAGCAGAGTGACCAAAGCCGAAGAGAGTTATATAGtggtttttagggttttctgtTTTGAGCCAATAAATAACCCAAAGGCCCGTTATGAATGCTAGAGCTTAACTAAAAGCCCAACAATATAGTAAAGCAATAACACGGTGTCGTTTATACGTTGATATTCTCGTCGTTGCTAGCTTAACCTCACCGTTGTAGGTGTATTTCATTACAAGACTCCGATGAGCATTTCATTATAATCATGATTCATGTCATTCATTATTTACGAAAGAAGTACAGAAGTCAGCTAATTGTCAGATGATCGTCATCTCTACCTCGTTTCCTAAGTTTCTTAGAACGCAAGAAAGAGAAAAATGGATATAACAGTtttctcttcctctgttttcacATGTTCCTCTGGAGATAACAGAGAAAAATGTAAAGTAATATCACACTGATAaatttgtgttaaaaaaaatttcccAATTTCAAACCGAAATAATTGAAAAATGTTTCAAGTTTGAGAATCTTTCAAATTAAGTAGATGCATTTGGATATGAAAATTGAGTCTAAACTGGAGTTGATATATTTTCATGTACTGCATATGGATGTATGTATCTCAAACTAGTAAAATCAAAACAAGGTGGTCAACGAGTTACAACGAGTCCCTAAGACTTTTTTCTTACTCTTGTTTTCGACAAAGGACGAGAGAAACTGCGAACAAGGAACTAAGAAACCGAGATCTCTTCTACGCTGCTGATTTCTTCAGTCAGCTCATGCTGAACTTTGGGCTCCAAGTCGATGAACTGGTTCGACTTGCTTGCTAGGTGTGAGATACTAACTCTTCCTTGACGTTTGATGTAATCCGCAACCGCATTCATCTCTTCCATTGATATGTAAATGTATTTTCCTCTATCATCCATAACCCCCGAGAGGCGCcctgaattgaaaaaaaaaagacaaggcATTCAGATCTCAAGAGTCCCATCACGGTTACACATGTATGTATAATGTATGTATACATAATCATCAAGCTTTCATATTGCTTCATGCTTATTATAAACATACTAAACAACAGACTGCGAGACGAATGCTAGTTTATGAttggatagagagagagagagagagagagataatacCAATGCTCTCCAACGAGGCGATCCTGTTGATGCATTCCTATAGAAACAAATAGTGAAATCAGACTATAGGACAATGACAAAACGTATTCATTTCTTTGTGAGATAGAAGATGTAGTAGCCAGATGATACCTGAGTTCTTAGATGAAACTCTGCTGCAAGATCTTCAAGTGGAACACATTTCTGTTTCTGCAATCACAACACCAAGCAAAAAAGGAAGGCTCAACATTTATGCACACTGTTATGGGATGAGACAGTACTTGTATTATCTATACTTCACTGTCAGTTTTGTTTCGGTTTCGCGGAATCAAGATTATAatggttattcaagaagataTAATACCTTAATGTATTCAACAAATTCTGAAAGCAAATCTTGATTCCCACCTTCCACTTCCTCTGTGGTACCTTCGGCATCAACTGAGAAGTCTCCTTTCCATTTGTCAAACTCTAACGCAGCTGCCTCTTCTTCCTTGGCTTGTCgtgctttttcttcttcttcctacaAAACATTTGTCACAAATAGCCAAGTTCAGTATTTCTAAAGAAGGAGGCCTAAACAGAAGGATGTATATTATTCAATTAACCCACCAACTTCCGCTCCTCTGCCTCACGCTCTTCGTCCTTCTTCCTCCGCATCTCTGCATACCAATCTTGTTTTGTACTCCTTGACTCCCGTGCAGCTTCTTCAGCCTTCACCAGACAATACAAACATAATTTGATCAGGAAAGTCTAAAAATTTACGTACTACTAGACCAATGCTCTATTCTGAAGCTACAATGTAAAGCTTCCGTAGTTCGTTCTGTAACTGGTCTAGAATTTTCTCATCCTTGCAGAATTTTCTGATAAAATATTAGAAGAATTTTATGGAGATAAGAGATTGTTAGCCCCACCTGTCTTTGTTCTTCTCGTTCTTGTcgcttcttctctttcttctttgatGCTCTGGCCTGATTCCCACCGgcttcatcttcatcctcatctTCACTCCCActgatattttctgttttttcacATTGGtacccaaaaaaaatcattccaATATACCCTCCCAGTTATCTTAAGCTAGATTTACAGCAAGGTGaacaaatgaaactaaaaaaactatttgactATTCTCGAGTCACTGGTTTCGAGTTCTCCCTGGCTATATAGGAAACTCTTACCACTAACACCCCCTGAACATACGGTTGTCTCCAACTATTACGTATAAGTTGGAGACATCTAACAACCCAtgtcttttatttatataaagttcgAAGCTTtatgatagagagagagagagaaggctGTTGTAAAGCACAAACCTTGAACGtttgatgaagaagaggagctagcagcagcagcagaagcTGCAGGTCTCCGACGCATTCTAcgcccaccaccaccaccaccagtagCACGTCCCACGTTTTCACGCGCCTGAACCTGCGtcgaataataaaaaaaaaaaaagtcaaaatccATTTCGTCCAACAATGAAAGGAAAGTTGAGAAATTTTACCAGCGGAGGTGCTGCATCTTCCTCACGTGATCTACTACTACTACTGTCTACCCGACGTTGTTTCCACAAGAACAAGGGTATCACCGCAGCTATGAGGATCATTGAGACTATCAGAGCCAACATCTCTTCCATCTCTTCTTACCTGCGATCGAGATGTAGACGAAACCAAACGAGGATgatgaaaaattgaaattaaaattgaattgaTTCAGATATTTCGGAAAGTAACCTAAATTGTTTTTGTTGTCTTCTCTATTCGTAGTTTAACCTAAAAAAAACCACCATGCTCTCGACTCGAGGATTGCTGAACTCTCGATTAGAGAAGACAATCAACGCGAAGGTTAATCTCGTAATTTACCACACTTTCCAAACCCTCTGGGCGCCATCAGAGTCTTTCATGGATTAGCGGTTCAGTTTAGGAGTCTATTGGATCAATGgtccttttgtttttgtatagtTCTCAAGTTACAAAACACGAATATGTTATTCAACAATTTCATATCTATTTATTAAACAAGTAGCAAACAAGTACATAAAAGATAGTCTCTTACCGAGTCTAAATCGAAACAAACCAAGCAACAAGAGATCAAAGAAGAAGTTTGAGGAAATGTTTTGGAAAGGGAAGGATAACAATAGTAATACACACTTAATAACAGAATATAAGGCAAACAGACTTAGGGACAATGCAGCTCAGAAACCATGGATCTTGATGTTGTCCTTCTTCACTAGCCCAGCCTGTTCCAAtcaaaagtaaaagaaatgagataatgcaaaaatgtttttttaatgtttagcTTTGTCAGTGAGAATGCGATCATTACCTGGACTAGGAACGTGGAGACGTTCTTCCTCTGGTCTCCTTGAAGCTGAATAACCTACACATTTACACACAAACACtattaaagagagagagagagagagcacacaTATAAACAGACTATCCTTGGAGAAAAGCTAAATATCGCTTGGTTAAGCTTTGCAATTAGTCTCTGCATTATTTTAATGGTAACATGTCAACAATGAAGACAGTAATTGACCCACGTTAAtgttgaaaaaagaaaacacgAACCTGTCCGAGTTCAGAGTCTTGAACGACTGTTCCGTTGCAACAAAACTCTTTCTTGAGGTCCTTAAGTATCTTGCTGTAACTATACTCTTTCTTCAACCCCTGGACAGTTGTCAAGCTTTTCCTACCATTGCGCTGCTGCACACGGATGTGGACGTACTCTTTTGTTCCTGCACCTGAGTCCTCAACATTCGCATCAGCAAACGGGTCTGCcataaatcaaaaccaaaacaaaaaaaactaattagcTCAGATTAATATTCCCACATGATAAACGTTTACTAAAGCCCATGTTCCAAATATTAAACTGTTAACAAACATCTAAGCAATAGACTTATGAGGCAGATAATCAGAGGTAGACTATGGATCAAAGTGGAAACTTACCGAAGGCAGTAGGGATCTGGGAATCAAGCTCAGACATGAAACTTTATTGATCTGAGGGGCAAACGACGGAGAAGCTAAGACCTGAGAAAGAAGACCAACGTTACAATAAGAATTTAGCACACTCATAAGGGTAAAGAACACACTTCATCaaaaattcaatatattgaTCATATCACAGGAACCTAGTTAAGCAAATATCCAGTTAAATTACAGAAAATGATGTACAACAGAACATCAAACCAGTGACCATTATGTAAAAtcattgaattttatttttttaagatgaGATTCAAAGCAAgatccgttttttttttttttgcaaagacAACAGCAAATCCAAAAGATCATAAACAAAAGCTCGAGACAGATCAAAGGCAGTATTCATACGAAAACGCACAAATCTACCTGATTCGAAAAGTAGGGTTTCGATGATCTGATTGTAGGAGAAGAAACCCTGGATTTGGATAGTCTGAAACTTTTTGCTTCGGTGCAGACAAAAGTAATGAGAGGAGGAGATGAGTGGATATTTTGGTCGGAAAATATATCTTCTATCTCTCGGTGGGTTTGGGCTTCATACTTGTCCTCTGCGTGGGCTTGGCCTTCAGACGTCTCCCAGTCTTACTTGACTTAACTGATTTCTTGGTGTTTGTtggaaaaatgtatagtttgcTACTTGATTAACATAATACAAGATATCGTTTTGCTAGAAATGATTGTTATCTCCTGTTTAACTTTAGTTAAATACgggtataaaataatatattaataatgttcAAGTATTTGTTATTGCTACCATAAATGATGTTAATATTCGGACATGTCAGAATATGAGCTACAAGTAACACATAGCATGCAGACGCGGAGGACTGCTGGTGTTGTTTTTTTGGGGTCTAAATGTTAAAAACTGATGGTGTTGTTGATCACTTGTCACTCACTTCAGACATCGGCcttctctctcacacacacacacacacaaacaaatgGTTGCCGTAACTAACATCTAGTATATAGTTCGGCTGGCTCATGATAGATTTTTATtctcaaaataattttagtcaaaatgtaatgaattgtcaatatatatagtTACAAATTCCGTATAGTATATAGAAAGCCGTCTGATGATaggaaaacaaaatttcagGTTAAACAAGTAGATGTTTAATAACTAATAAGGCAAAACCAGATTCAACTCTAAACAACCAAAATCCAATTAAACTAACATATCCAATCCTATAATGAGTGTATATGGTCGGTGTAGGTAATGGAAAAGAGGAACACGATGAAATATAATATCACTATGAATGGAATGTTATGATTCTGTAACTATTCTATTGAGTATTCATTAATGATGATCAATTCTTTACCGTTATCACCCGGCTTTGCTTTTAAGTATTAATTAAAATCCAAGACAAGATCAACATGCAGGTGTTATTCATCACTTGTCATTCCTCTACACTCGAGTTTCCAACATCTAATCCCGACAACAACCTTGTagcttctctctctcacaaaaacacacaaatacaTGCATGCAATGTTACACGTGATCTCCATGCATAACACCTATCTTGTCCATAAATACCCACCCAACCCTTCGCTACATTCTTCACTCAAAAACCAAAACACaagaaacacacacacagatAGCAAATGGCTACCAAGCTCTTCCTCGTATGCGCAACTCTTGCCTTCTGCGTCCTCCTCACCAACGCATCCATCTACCGCACCGTCGTCGAATTGGATGACGATACAAACCCATTCGGTCCACCAAGGAAATGCCAGAGGGAGTTTCAGCAAGAGCAACACCTAAGAGCTTGCCAGCGATGGATCCGCCAGCAACTTGCGGGATCTATTAGGTGTTATAGTATTGTATACTTGTAAATGAGCAGTTAGAGTAGCAGTTAGAGTAGTGATAATTAATCTTGTATATAAGGAACATATTGTACATTCATTAATCTTAATGAAGATATTTCCATTTCACTCTGTTTctattatggtatcagagcgagTGAGCTGAGCTCACTGATCCGATCTCTAACCGTCGATCTCCGATCACTGCTCCGCCGTCTTCATTCACTTTCCGATCATCGCTTTCTCTTTCCGTTGTCGCTCTCTCTCAACGACGACTTCTCTTCGATTCATCTCTTCTTCCGCATCTCGCCATCTTGGTTATCCCCTTCACGACTCGAGCTCTCCGATCTCTCTGATCTCTCGAATCGATTCGATCATCCCTATcatccgcttcttcttcttcgatcatATCATCCACAACTATGGGAAAGAGAAAGTGTGCTTCCAAATACAGGAGCTCAACTCCTGATCGCGAATCTCCGACTCATCGCGATTCATCTCCAGCTTCCGATCTCCGTCGCGAAGCTTCTGGATCTTCAAATCGAGCTGCTAACCTACCTTCTTCAGATAATCCAGCTGTGATTCGTTCCACTAAACCGTTTGAGGTATCTAACTCTCCGGATAACATTCATAGCCCTTACTTTCTTCATAGTTCAGATCACCCTGGCTTAGTTCTAGCATCTGAGGCTTTAGATGGAACGAACTATAGCATCTGGACTATAGCTATGACTACGAGTTTAGAGGCAAAGAACAAGCTAGGATTTATCGATGGATCTATTGCTATGCCTGTTGATACTGATCCTTTCTACAAGATCTGGTGTCGTTGCAACAGTATGGTCAAATCTTGGCTTCTTAACAGCGTTTCAAAGCAGATTTACACAAGTGTGTTGTATTTCAAAGCTGCATCTGATATATGGAATGATCTTCACACTCGGTTCCACAAATCTAATCTGCCACGACTGTACAAGCTCCGTCATCAACTACACTCACTTCGTCAAGGTAGCATGGATCTCTCCTCGTATCATACCAAGACGCAATCATTGTGGGAAGAACTCAACAGTCTGAACGCTCCAGCTCATACTATTGAAGGTCTTATGGCACAGAATGAGAGTAACAGAGTCATTGACTTCCTTATGGGACTCAATGACAGTTATGATCACATCCGTAGTCAGATTCTCATGAAGAAGTCCCTTCCATCTCTGTCTGAAGTCTTCAATATTCTCGATCAAGAAGATAGTCAACGTTCTGCAAGAACTACTTCTCAGACTTCTGTTGATGCTAGCACGTTTCAGGTATCTTCTTATGGGAAGCCTCGTCCGGTTTGCACTCATTGCAAAGGTGTTGGACATGTTGTTGATAGATGCTACAAGATCCATGGTTATCCACCAGGTCTTAAAGCACGAGGCAGAACTTATCCACCAAAGAATACAGCCTCTCAACATGGTCAAGCTTCTGCAAATGCTATCATCTCTGAGTCACCAGACGTGAAACAGTCTACTTCTGTGACTGCAAATGCTACCTCTCCGATACCTTCTACTCTCAGCTCTGAGCAACTGCAACAGTTCATCGCGTACTTCAGTGCTCAACTCCAAGACCAGAGCCATACATCAACATCAAATGgacttcttccttctccttcagCTGTATCAGAGGCTTGCAAAGCGACTGGTACTTTCCTACCTCTATATACTTTTTCTCTCATTGGCATGCCTTCAGCTCTCTCTTCCGGAAATGCTTTAGTTTCAAGTGACTCTTGGGTAATAGATTCCGGTGCTACTCACCATGTTAGTCATAATAGATCCTTATTCACCCACATTAAACCCCTCCTCAATACCTTTGTCACTTTACCCACTGGAAACTCTGTGAGCATTATTGGTATAGGTCCTATTCGTCTTAGTGATAATATAACATTGAAAAATGTGTTGTTCATTCCTCAATTTCGTTTCAATTTACTGAGTGTTAGTTCCTTTACTAGAGATACTGAATCAATGGTTGGCTTCACTTCTAGTACTTGTTTCATACAGGATCTTACACGGGAGTTGATGATTGGCAAGGGTAGACAGATTTACAATCTATATGTGCTTGATTCAGGTTCTCTTATTCCTGTCCCTTTTCATAATAGTCAGAATAATGCGGTTTGTGCATCTGTTATAGACAATCATATTTGGCACTCTCGGTTAGGTCATCCTTCTATGGATAAAATTGCTTCATTGTCTAAGATTTTACCATTGAATAAAACCAAGAAAATTGATCCTTTTCATTGCTCTATTTGTCATCAAGCTAAACAAAAGCGTCTCTCTTTTCCTTCTGATAATCATATTAGTGATgcttgttttgacttgattcatatTGATGTTTGGGGTCCGTTTTCTGTTCGAACTCATGAAGGTTATAGGTATTTTTTAACCATCGTTGATGATCATAGTCGTGCAACTTGGATTTACATGTTAAAAGCCAAATCTGATGTCTTGACTGAATTCCTTGCTTTCATCAAAATGATTGAAACTCAATTTCGTGCAAAAATTAAAGCTGTTAGGACTGATAATGCTCCTGAGTTGACCTTTGGTTCTTTATTCAAAGACAAAGGTATCCTTTCCTATCATTCATGCCCTGAAACCCCTCAACAGAACTCAGTTGTAGAAAGGAAACACCAACACATCTTAAATGTGGCTAGATCCCTTCTATTCCAATCCAACATACCTTTAGTGTACTGGGGGGAATGCATAATGTCAGCAGTGTTTCTTATCAACCGTATACCCTCCCCTGTCCTTAAAAACAAATCTCCTTACCAAATCCTTATGAACAAGCTCCCTGATTACCATTCCCTTAGAAGttttggttgcctttgttacAAAAGT from Raphanus sativus cultivar WK10039 unplaced genomic scaffold, ASM80110v3 Scaffold0179, whole genome shotgun sequence encodes:
- the LOC130501377 gene encoding uncharacterized protein LOC130501377, producing MGKRKCASKYRSSTPDRESPTHRDSSPASDLRREASGSSNRAANLPSSDNPAVIRSTKPFEVSNSPDNIHSPYFLHSSDHPGLVLASEALDGTNYSIWTIAMTTSLEAKNKLGFIDGSIAMPVDTDPFYKIWCRCNSMVKSWLLNSVSKQIYTSVLYFKAASDIWNDLHTRFHKSNLPRLYKLRHQLHSLRQGSMDLSSYHTKTQSLWEELNSLNAPAHTIEGLMAQNESNRVIDFLMGLNDSYDHIRSQILMKKSLPSLSEVFNILDQEDSQRSARTTSQTSVDASTFQVSSYGKPRPVCTHCKGVGHVVDRCYKIHGYPPGLKARGRTYPPKNTASQHGQASANAIISESPDVKQSTSVTANATSPIPSTLSSEQLQQFIAYFSAQLQDQSHTSTSNGLLPSPSAVSEACKATGSYTGVDDWQG
- the LOC130501373 gene encoding DDRGK domain-containing protein 1-like, with protein sequence MEEMLALIVSMILIAAVIPLFLWKQRRVDSSSSRSREEDAAPPLVQARENVGRATGGGGGGRRMRRRPAASAAAASSSSSSNVQENISGSEDEDEDEAGGNQARASKKKEKKRQEREEQRQAEEAARESRSTKQDWYAEMRRKKDEEREAEERKLEEEEKARQAKEEEAAALEFDKWKGDFSVDAEGTTEEVEGGNQDLLSEFVEYIKKQKCVPLEDLAAEFHLRTQECINRIASLESIGRLSGVMDDRGKYIYISMEEMNAVADYIKRQGRVSISHLASKSNQFIDLEPKVQHELTEEISSVEEISVS
- the LOC108855320 gene encoding 60S ribosomal protein L14-2 — encoded protein: MVFKRYVEIGRVALVNYGKDHGKLVVIVDVVDQNRALVDAPDMERIQMNFKRLSLTDIVIEINRVPKKKALIEAMEKADVKNKWEKSSWGRKLIVQKRRASLNDFDRFKIMLAKIKKAGVVRQELAKLKKEITA
- the LOC108851579 gene encoding protein translation factor SUI1 homolog 1 yields the protein MSELDSQIPTAFDPFADANVEDSGAGTKEYVHIRVQQRNGRKSLTTVQGLKKEYSYSKILKDLKKEFCCNGTVVQDSELGQVIQLQGDQRKNVSTFLVQAGLVKKDNIKIHGF